TTGCAGAACATAACTTACCTGTCTCAGTAATGGATCATTTGCCAGGGTTTATTGCTAATGTGTGCCCAGACTCAAAAATTGCGAGTGCTGTTAAATGTGGCAGAACAAAAGCCTCAGCTATCCTTGGGAACGTAATGGGTGATGCTTTTCTATCTGAGATTGTTGCTCGTCTGAAGGACACAAAATTTTCTCTCATCATTGATGAATCTACCGACCTTTCTACACAAAAACACCTTGTTTTGATTGCTCGGTTCTATGACCTTGAAGTTCAGAAAACTTGTGATCACTTTCTGAGTTTACTTGAGGTAACTGATTGTACAGCTCAAGGTATTTTTAGCTCAATAGTGCAGTTTTTTGACAGGCATTTAATTCCTATGAAAAATGTTATCGGCTTTGCCAGCGATAACGCAAGTGTTAtgatgggagaaaagggaggagtcatGGCTCTgctaagaaaagaaaatccaTCCCTGTTTGTGCAAGGATGCGTGTGCCACTCCATTGCCCTCTGTGCCTCAAATGCATGTGGCGAGCTGCCTAATAGGGTTGAAGAACTAGCTCGgaacatacatacctacataatgAACAGCCCTAAAAGATTCACAGAATATGAGGAATTTCAGAAATTC
This is a stretch of genomic DNA from Eriocheir sinensis breed Jianghai 21 unplaced genomic scaffold, ASM2467909v1 Scaffold929, whole genome shotgun sequence. It encodes these proteins:
- the LOC126994941 gene encoding zinc finger protein 862-like, coding for MSDIRQVRPHDSDSDDEGPQTPKKKVKYDHKFQLKLLSDPKFSPWMIQSKKNPNKAFCTACDSELSGSITLLERHNLTEKHKKNMNASNQHKKVTNYFQPSVSASFEKQVVASELKMCAFIAEHNLPVSVMDHLPGFIANVCPDSKIASAVKCGRTKASAILGNVMGDAFLSEIVARLKDTKFSLIIDESTDLSTQKHLVLIARFYDLEVQKTCDHFLSLLEVTDCTAQGIFSSIVQFFDRHLIPMKNVIGFASDNASVMMGEKGGVMALLRKENPSLFVQGCVCHSIALCASNACGELPNRVEELARNIHTYIMNSPKRFTEYEEFQKFTEAPLHRILHPSFTRWLSLEEVVKRVLEQWPTLKLYFTSAALEDKM